Part of the Candidatus Thiothrix putei genome, AAGTCGCCGAACGCCTCAACGCATTGTTAGCACGCACCGGCTTTAACAGCAAAGGTGTATTCGTGATGGATGGCTCACGCCGTTCTGCGCATGGCAATGCCTACTTTACCGGTTTCGGCAAAAATAAACGCATTGTGTTTTTCGATACCTTGCTGAAACACTTAACGCCTGCGCAAGTGGAGGCGGTACTGGCGCACGAATTGGGGCATTTCAAACGCAAACACATCGTTAAGGGCATGGCCTTGTCGATGATCATGACATTAAGCGGTTTCATCGTCTTGGCATGGTTAATGAACCAAGAGTGGTTTTATACTGCGCTCGGCGTTAGCCAGCCGTCTACCTACATGGCGTTAGTGTTGTTCGTATTGGTTAGCCCAGCATTCACGTTTTTTATCGGCCCTGTCATGGCATGGTGGTCGCGTAAACATGAATTTGAAGCGGATGAATTCGCGGCACAACAGTCAAGTGGTACGGAACTGATTGCAGCATTAGTGGGTCTTTACAAGGAGAATGCCAGTACCCTGACACCCGATCCGTGGTATTCGGCATTTTATGACTCGCATCCGCCCGCAGCGATACGGATTGCGCATTTACAACAACAAATGTAACAAGAGTAGTGAAATGAAAGCGAAAGCTCTTTTGATTCTCTGTAGTGGCTTGCTACTGATGCAAACAGTAGCCGCCGAACCTGACCCGGCAAATGGGCAAAAACTGTTTGCTGCGTCAAAGTGCCTGAATTGCCATGGCACGGATGCCTTTACCAAAGCCGATCGTAAGGTCACTGATCTCGCTAGGCTGGAAAGCCAGGTGCGCAGTTGTGACGCTAACCTCGACACCAATTGGTTTGACGACGAAATTAAGGATGTTGTCGCTTATCTCAATCAGGCGTATTACAAATTTTAGGAATACGTGGGCAACGTAGGCGTTTTCCGTCACAATAGGATGTTATGACGGAAAACATTTCTCACGCAGCTTCTTCAGGCATCGGGCAAGTGATTACCCGCTTTGGTGCTGACTTTTTGATTGAAACCGAGGCGGGCGAGCGGCTACGTTGCACGGCTCGCCGTAAACTCGACCATCTTGCCTGTGGCGACCATGTGCAATGGGAACGCCAAGCCCAAGGCAATGCTGCTGTTACCGCTATGCTTCCCCGCCGCAATGTGCTGGAACGCCCGGACTTTCGCGGCAAACTGCGCCCTATTGCCGCCAATATTGATCTCTTGATTGTGGTGGCTAGTTGGCAACCTGCTCCGGTGTGGGATACCCTCGACCGTTACCTGATTGCCGCCAATCGTTTACACGCGGATGTTTTGCTGGTGATGAATAAAATGGATTTACGCCAGACTCATGCGACGGCTGAAGCGGAAGCCTGTTTAGCGGAATACGTGAACATTGGTTGTCCCATTCTGCACGTTGCTGCGGATCAGCAGCAAGGAATAGGGGACATTCTCAGTGCTATTCAAGGGCGCACCGCAATTGTGGTAGGGCAATCGGGGGTGGGTAAATCGTCTATCGCCGCACAGTTATTGCCGGATACGGATATTCGTGTGGGTACGATTTCTGATACTGGGGAAGGGCGGCACACCACCACCTCTGCCACACTGTATCGCTTGCCAGCGGGTGGTGCGTTGATCGACTCTCCCGGTGTGCGGGATTTTGGGTTGACCGGGTTGGATTTTGCCACTTTGGAAAGCGGTTTCCCGGAGTTTCGCCCCTTTTTGGGGGAATGCCGTTTCAATAACTGCACACATAACCATGAACCGGGTTGTGTGATAAAGGCGGCTGTCAGTGCTGGGCAACTACCGCCAAAGCGTTTTGCACGCTATTTGAGTTTATTGAGTACGGTCTGAGTACCGTACATACCACCTATCTGCTCGCTTATCTTGATTCATCCCGTATCCGGTTTGTTCGGAACTATAATAACTGCATATAAATCAAAAATAAGGCGATAAACCAAACCGGTTGATTTTCAGAATCCTTTGTCAGGAAAGTGACTACTATCACTTCATAATTCGGAACTTTTCAGTAAAGTCAAGAGACTGAGTAATAAATAACTACTGAAAATCACCTTGAGCTAACATGAGGTAACACCATGAATATCCATCAACTGCATGTGTCTGATAGCAGTTACGCTGACAGTCACGAATGTACGCCCTGTGAGGCATCCCCCCGACCTGCCAGCGCCCGCTACTGGCCTAAAGTGCGGATGCAGCGCCGTCGCTTAAGCGGCAGACTTGATGAACGTCTTAGCATTGAAATTTCCAATCCTTGGCCTGAACTAGTCCTCCGCCATGTTAATATTGCTTTCCTTTCCACTGATCCGCACCATCACCAGAAAAATAGTAGCCAAACCGTTAAATTTGTGCCGACTCACGGTATCGAATTTGGGGATATTACCTATGAAAAGGCGATGACCCGCGACATCATTATGATTGACCATCAGCCGGGTGAAGAGGGACATCAAATCTACGCAGGCGTGTGTTTTACGGCAGTCACCAAAACAGGGGAGGTCAAGCACTACGGTTATTTATTGTTTAAAAGCAATTTATTGTTGGCAGAAGAAGCATTCGATCAAGCGGCATAGGTTTATTCTACAGGGCATTTATGAGA contains:
- a CDS encoding cytochrome c, which codes for MKAKALLILCSGLLLMQTVAAEPDPANGQKLFAASKCLNCHGTDAFTKADRKVTDLARLESQVRSCDANLDTNWFDDEIKDVVAYLNQAYYKF
- the rsgA gene encoding ribosome small subunit-dependent GTPase A, which gives rise to MTENISHAASSGIGQVITRFGADFLIETEAGERLRCTARRKLDHLACGDHVQWERQAQGNAAVTAMLPRRNVLERPDFRGKLRPIAANIDLLIVVASWQPAPVWDTLDRYLIAANRLHADVLLVMNKMDLRQTHATAEAEACLAEYVNIGCPILHVAADQQQGIGDILSAIQGRTAIVVGQSGVGKSSIAAQLLPDTDIRVGTISDTGEGRHTTTSATLYRLPAGGALIDSPGVRDFGLTGLDFATLESGFPEFRPFLGECRFNNCTHNHEPGCVIKAAVSAGQLPPKRFARYLSLLSTV